From a single Capsicum annuum cultivar UCD-10X-F1 chromosome 12, UCD10Xv1.1, whole genome shotgun sequence genomic region:
- the LOC107851466 gene encoding RING-H2 finger protein ATL54, with protein MAMRPRKLFPTSNQTIDCHVVCDSTCPYGCYPYPDMDYYMPPPPTLLPQQSPIQSNNKLVQNILPYIIISVALLASLFLLLSYYLIVVRNCSNWNRRRTTGLREEGDSEEFLDENRGPVTDHPIWYINTVGLQPSLINLITIFKYKKGDGLIDGTECSVCLNEFQDDDSLRLLPKCNHAFHIHCIDTWLRSHTTCPLCRAAIISDTSAAPVGSITTISSTNTSPNEVNGSHRDIILEANNNRNQAREGQFQENARGVSDDQDEFQGIERPETSKKDDILQQQMRRSVSMDSSIATNIGLQMVVLAKGEGEKNCVETKRNEESSSSNSRIQRVMDTAFSMKRSLSYGGRSFFSKNRNPSSVLPL; from the coding sequence ATGGCCATGAGGCCACGAAAGCTATTTCCAACATCTAACCAAACAATAGATTGTCATGTTGTTTGTGACTCAACATGTCCTTATGGCTGCTATCCATATCCTGATATGGACTATTACatgccaccaccaccaacacTGTTACCACAACAATCACCAATTCAATCGAACAACAAACTTGTTCAAAACATTTTACCTTATATTATCATCTCCGTCGCATTGCTTGCTAGCTTGTTCCTACTCCTTAGCTACTACTTAATCGTCGTGAGGAATTGCTCGAATTGGAATCGTAGAAGAACAACAGGATTGCGAGAAGAAGGTGATAGCGAGGAGTTTTTGGACGAAAATCGAGGTCCTGTTACTGATCATCCAATTTGGTACATCAACACTGTGGGACTTCAACCTTCTTTAATCAATTTGATCACAATTTTCAAGTATAAAAAAGGGGATGGTTTAATTGATGGAACAGAGTGTTCTGTTTGTTTAAATGAATTCCAAGATGATGATTCTCTTAGATTGTTGCCCAAATGTAACCATGCCTTTCACATCCATTGTATTGACACATGGCTTAGATCACACACGACTTGCCCCTTGTGTCGTGCTGCTATTATCTCCGACACTTCAGCTGCCCCCGTGGGATCAATCACCACCATCTCGAGTACCAATACGAGTCCCAATGAAGTTAATGGTTCACATAGAGATATAATTTTAGAAGCGAACAACAACCGCAATCAAGCCAGAGAAGGGCAATTTCAAGAAAATGCGAGGGGAGTGAGTGATGATCAAGATGAATTCCAAGGGATTGAACGTCCTGAGACTTCGAAAAAAGATGATATACTACAACAGCAAATGAGAAGGTCAGTCTCAATGGATTCATCAATTGCTACAAATATAGGACTACAAATGGTTGTGTTAGCAAAGGGTGAAGGTGAAAAAAACTGTGTTGAAACAAAAAGAAATGAGGAATCAAGCTCTTCGAATTCAAGAATCCAAAGGGTCATGGACACTGCTTTTTCAATGAAGAGATCATTATCTTATGGTGGGAGGTCATTTTTCTCGAAAAATCGAAATCCTAGTTCAGTACTTCCATTATGA